The Candidatus Methylomirabilota bacterium genome segment GAAGGAGACGGCCAGGCGCATGCCGGCGACCCGCGAGCGCATCCGATCGTCCACGTACTGCACGATCATCGCGTCGATGAACGGAATCGCGCCGAAGACGAACACCATGAAGGCCAGCATCAGCGCGTAGAGCGCCCAGCCCTCGGCGCGGGCGGCGAGCAGGAAGAGCGGCACCTGCGCGGCCACGATCGGCAGGTAGACGAACTTCAGCGGGTAGCGGTCGATCAGCTTGCCCACCACGATCTGCGCGAACGAGGCGATGGTGTAGACCACCGCCAGCAGGATGCCGAGCCGCGCCGGGTCATCCACGAGGCCGCGCAGGCGCTCGGCCAGGAGCTGGTTGTTCCCGTTGGTGGTGAAGTTGAAGATCATGCTCCCGGAGACCGCGGCCAGCGTCATCACGAAGAAGATCCGCACCATGACCGGCGCGGGCAGATCCACCGACCGCTTCGGCTTGCGCGCCGGCGCCATCTCCTCGCGCGGCACCACCAGCGCGAAGATCACCCCGCAGGCGATGGCGAGGAGCGACGGCACCGCGAAGGCCATGCGCCAGCCCGCCTGCTGCACCAGGAAGCCGGTGAGGATCGCGGCGACCGCGATACCCAGGTTGCCGGCCAGGCCGTTCAGCCCGATGGTGAAGCCGGGACGCGTCGAGTTCTGCACGATCATCGGGATGCCCACCGGATGGTAGATGGACGCGAACGCGCCCATGACGGTCAGCGCGACCGCGAGGTGCCACGGCTGCTGGACCGCCGACACCAGGAGCCCGGCGGCACCCAACCCGAGGAAGAAGATCACCATCATGACGCGCCGGCCCCACAGGTCGCCCAGACGGCCCGCGGGCAGCGAGCCCAGGCCGAACAGCACGAAGGCGCCCACCGTGTAGGGCATCAGATCCTGCCAGACCATGCCCCACTGCGTGGCGATGGACGCGACCGCGGTGGCGAAGATCAGCAGGAAGAGGTGGTCCATGGCGTGGCCGATGTTCAACAGCA includes the following:
- a CDS encoding MFS transporter, coding for MSNTSPTALLLNIGHAMDHLFLLIFATAVASIATQWGMVWQDLMPYTVGAFVLFGLGSLPAGRLGDLWGRRVMMVIFFLGLGAAGLLVSAVQQPWHLAVALTVMGAFASIYHPVGIPMIVQNSTRPGFTIGLNGLAGNLGIAVAAILTGFLVQQAGWRMAFAVPSLLAIACGVIFALVVPREEMAPARKPKRSVDLPAPVMVRIFFVMTLAAVSGSMIFNFTTNGNNQLLAERLRGLVDDPARLGILLAVVYTIASFAQIVVGKLIDRYPLKFVYLPIVAAQVPLFLLAARAEGWALYALMLAFMVFVFGAIPFIDAMIVQYVDDRMRSRVAGMRLAVSFGVSALAVYLLGPTVKAAGFTTLLLLMAGISSLTTLFVSMLPGRVPTPAAAPAPAPAR